TCATGTCGCCACCCTGAACGTAGAGGAGGGCCTTTAGATTCCTGCGCTTCACCTCCCTTATCAGACTGGGCTTTTTGGTAACGAGCAGGAGTGCAACCTTCCCGTATCTTTCCCTGAGTTCCTTTAGTTCATCCTTTAGGGCACCCCACTCGGGCTCATCCTTCAGAACGAGCTTTCTGGTGAACACCACCTCATCGAACCACTCACTCACGAGCTCGTAGGCCTCCTCGCTCCTGACGTCCATCTCGACGAAGTAGTCGCGGGGAAGGTTTTCCTCCGTCATTCCTCCAGCCACTCCCTCACGGCTTTTACTACGGCCTCTTTCCTCATCGGGAAGGCCTTGACCTTTATCTTAACCTGTATCACGTCGGGACCTTCATCAACTTCCGCTTCGCCGAGATATGCCTTCTGCTTGTTGAAGCGAACGTAGAGGGTTCCCTCCTCGTCAACCTTCTCGTCGAGGTGCTCGAGGATGTATTTCTTGTCCTCCTCGCTCAGCAGTTCCTTGAAGTGTTTGAGAAAAGCTCTTACTGCCCTGCTCCTTTTTATCTCGACGTTGACGACCTTAATGGAGTTTCCAAAAAAGCCGGTGGTCTCGCTGACATCTAGGAGAACGTCTTCCTCATCTATCTCCTCCGGGATGAAGGTCGCTATCGCCTCAAGAACCTTGTCTTCGTCCTCGGTCGCCTGAATGAACGTGGTAATCCTGACGTGGTGGGCCTTTAGGTTTGTCATTTTTATCACCGGAGTGAATATACAAAAAGGGTTTAAAAATATGATATTGACAGCCAAAAGCGAAATGCTTTTAAGGACCACACAGAAAAGGATAATGTAAAACCAAAACGGCAATCATCTGGCCTGCCCTGTGGGGCGAATGCCGACCGGCAGGCTGTTGCTTTAGTTCTTTTACCTCCGTACAGTAAGAGTTTTAGCGAATTCTTTAAGCGAACGCAAGTTATCAGAAGCTATGTTATTGTAATCTTCCAACAGACGCCTGCAGAAATTAGCCAGATTATCAGACATTAAAAAGCCTTTGTATGTAATGTTTACGGGAAACTCACATTCATACTCACAAGATTCAGATTCTGGATTGTCACAGTTACTTTGAATCACATCCTCTGCAATTACAACAATTGGACCATCTGTGGTGTTGAATAACTTGAAGTATCTCATCTCTTCAATAATCTCTGTATGGGGATATAACATGTTAAGAACATCTATGTTAATCCATGGAAGATAGTTCTTATCAACTATGAACATGTTCCCAGCCTTAAGAAATGAATAAAAATGATCACGGAAAACGTGCTTTGCAGACTTTCTGTATGCTTTGACATGTACAAACTTTTCTTCATGAGATGATAACACATTCCCAAAAATTTCAAGATATTTTTCTCTTCCTGTCTTGCCTCCTTTGTCCCTCTTAAAATGTTCCAACCCACAGAATCCATATCCTGAAAGACGAGAATCAAACTTTCTGATTATATCCTCCATAACTTTGCCGGAGGGATAAACTACTAATGCCCTAGTCCCCTTACTAATATCAACTGCCACTACCTGAAGAATCTCAATTATATCGGGAGTAATCCACCTCGTAAATTCTTGGTACGCTTCAATTAATTTATCTTTTTTGCCCATCGTACTCAACAATAAAGTACCGAAAGAAGTTTAAAAAGTTTAACAAAAACTGGCCAACTTAGGACAGTATACGAACCATTCACTTGCCCTTGCCCTTGTTGGCCCTTATGCTGGGCCTGACCTTCTCAGCGCCTTTGCCCTTGTTGAGCAGGCCGCGGCTCCTCTTTCCAGCGCTGGTAAGTCCTCGGAAGACCCTGCCCTTGTGGGCCTTGCCAGCTATCCAGGCTATCTTCGGGTCGCTCTTTATAACCGGGTGGTGCGGGTCAACGAGAATGACCTCGAACCACTTGTACATACCGTCCTCGCCGACCCAGTAGGAGTTGAGAACCTCAAGGTTCGGGAACTTTCTCGCTGCCTTCTCCTCGGCAATCCACTGGAGGCTCTTCTTTGGCGAGTACTTGACCATACCCATCTTGCTCGGCTTCCTTCCGCCTTTCCACCTGGGCCTCTTTCTTCCACCCTTCCTCACGCGGACGCGAGCGATAACGTAGCCCTGCTTTGCCTGATAGCCGAGAGAGCGAGCGCGGTCGAGCCTGGTCGGCCTTTCGATTCTCTTAACAACCGGTTCCCTCCTCCACTGGATCATCCTCTTCTTGAGGAGCTCACCGACGTAGCTCTTCTTGGGACTCTTCCAGGCTTCCCTAATGTACTTGTACATACCCATCTTGCTCACCTTCCTCGTTTGTGGTTCTCCCTTCCGGGAACATCCCGCGGGTTTGCCCCGCCAAGTCGAGCCGAGTTCGAGAATTAGTTTTTAAGGGTTGCGGAGTAGTTGGGGCGGTGAAGCATGTGCGCCTCGACAGGTTTATCCCACTGATGAAAGAGAGGGGCTTTGAGGGAGCCCTTATAAGCCCCGGCTCAAACTTCTACTACCTGACCGGATTGAGAATCCACGAAGCAGGCGAGAGGCTGACTTTGCTCGCCCTTTCGGCCGATGGAAGCTACTCCCTACTAGCGCCGGCCCTCTACGAGAACGTCGTCAAAAACTTCCCGGTTACCTTCTGGCGCGACGGTGAGAACCCCTACGAGAAGCTCGCGTGGATTCTCGCGGATTTCGGACTCTCCTCGGGAAAAATCCTTGTTGAGGATACCATGCGGGCGGACTGGTTGATTGGCATTATGAAGCTCGGGGAGTTCAGCTTCCATCCACTGAGCTCGGTAATCAGGGAGATGAGGATGAGAAAGGACGAGAAGGAAATAGACCTTATGAAGCACGCCTCCAGAGTCGTTGACAGAGTTTTTGAAGAGGTCTTAAGCTGGGACATCCTCGGGATGAGGGAGAGGGAGTTAGCCCTTAAGATAGAGCTCGCCATAAGGGAGCTCTCGGATGGAATATCCTTCGAGCCTATAGTGGCCTCCGGCAAAAACGGCGCAAATCCTCACCACGAGCCCGGCAACAGGCGGATTAGGCGGGGGGACATGGTAATCCTCGACTTCGGAGCGAGGTGGAGAGGCTACTGCTCGGACATAACGAGAACCATAGCGGTGGGAAAGCCCGATGAGAGGCTGGTGGAAATATACGGAATTGTAAGGGAGGCGCAGGAAAGGGCCTACCGGGCCGTTAAAACCGGTGTAAAGGCGAAAGACGTGGATGCTGTGGCGAGGGAGACGATAGCAAACGCCGGCTACGGGAAATTTTTCACCCACAGAACCGGGCATGGCCTTGGTTTAGACGTCCACGAGGAGCCTTACATAGGGCCAGACGGAGAGGTAATCCTTGAGAACGGCATGACCTTCACGATAGAGCCCGGAATTTACGTTCCTGGCCTTGGAGGGGTTCGCATAGAGGACGACGTGGCGGTCATAGACGGTAGGGGTAGGAGGCTGACAAGGGCCGAGAGGGAGCTGGTCATCCTCTGAGCCCTCCAAAAACCTTAAATACCCAAAGTCTTTACCGCTTCCGATGCCGATGAGGGGGGAGTGTCTTCTCCACCGTAATCTCAGCGGTAACTGATTTCACCGATAACCCCCCTATTTTGGAATCTCGCGCTTTTGAAGCTTGCAGTTCCTTTTTAGTGGTGAAAATCGAAGCTAAAGGAGGTTTTAGCCATGGCTGAGCTCGACTTCAAGGCCATTGAGGAGAAGTGGCAGAAGCGCTGGATGGAGGCGAGGGTTTTCGAGCCCGACAGAAAAGCCAAGCCCAAGGAGAGGAAGTTCTACATAACCGTTGCGTTCCCCTACCTCTCAGGCCACCTCCACGTGGGGCATGCAAGAACCTACACGATTCCGGATGTAATAGCGCGCTTTAAGAGAATGCAGGGCTACAACGTCCTCTTCCCGATGGCATGGCACATCACCGGAGCGCCGATAGTCGGCATCGCCGAGAGGATAAAGAGCCGCGACCCGAAGACCATCCACATATACCGCGACGTCTACAAAGTCCCCGAGGAAATCCTCTGGAAGTTCGAGGACCCGAAGGAGATAGTCAAGTACTTCATGAAGTCCGCGAAGGAGACGTTCATCAGGGCCGGTTTTAGCGTTGACTGGACGAGGGAGTTCCACACGACTTCACTGTTTCCACCCTTCAGCAAGTTCATAGAGTGGCAGTTCTGGACGCTCAAAGACATGGGACTGGTGGTTAAGGGAGCGCACCGCGTTCGCTGGGATCCCGTTGTTGGAACCCCGCTCGGCGACCACGACATCATGGAGGGCGAGGACATCCAGATTCTGGAGTACGTCATAATCAAGTTCATCCTCGAGGAGGACGGCGAGGTTATTTACCTGCCCGCGGCAACGCTGAGGCCCGAGACAGTCTACGGCGTCACAAACATGTGGCTCAACCCCAGCGCTACTTACGTCAAGGCTAAGGTCAGACGTGGCGGAAAGGAGGAAACCTGGATAGTCAGCAAGGAGGCCGCTTACAAGCTCTCCTTCCAAGACAGAGAGATAGAGGTCATCGAGGAGTTCAAGGGCGAGAGGCTCATCGGAAGGTACGTGAAGAACCCAGTAACTGGCGACGAAATCATCATCCTGCCGGCGGAGTTCGTTGACCCGGACAACGCTACCGGCGTCGTCATGAGCGTTCCGGCTCACGCTCCCTTCGACCACATAGCCTTAGAAGACCTGAAAAAGGAGACGGAGATTCTGCTCAAGTACGACATTGACCCGCGCGTTGTCGAGGAGATAAGCTACATCTCGCTCATCGAGCTTGAGGGCTACGGCGAGTTTCCAGCTGTTGAAGAGGCCGAGAGACTCGGAGTTAAGAGCCAGAAGGACAGGGAGAAGCTTGAGGAAGCGACCAGAAACATCTACAAGGCGGAGTACCACAAGGGAGTCTTCAAGATAGAGCCCTACGCGGGCAAGCCAGTCCAGGAGGTAAAGGACCTCATAGCGAAGGAGCTCATGGAGAAGGGAATCGCCGAGATAATGTACGAGTTCGCGGATAAACCTGTCATAAGTCGCTTCGGGAACAGGGCGGTAATCAAGATAATCCACGACCAGTGGTTCATCGACTACGGCAATCCGGAATGGAAGGAGAAGGCGAGAGAAGCACTCGCTAACATGAAGATACTCCCGGAGAGCAGAAGGGCGCAGTTCGAGGCGGTAATAGACTGGCTCGACAAGAAGGCCTGCGCAAGGAAAGTTGGATTGGGAACGCCCCTGCCCTGGGATCCGGAGTGGGTCATAGAAAGCCTGAGCGATTCCACAATCTACATGGCCTACTACACTATAAGCAGGCACATCAACCAGCTGAGGAAAGAGGGTAGGCTTAATCCAGAGAAGCTCACGAGGGAGTTCTTTGACTACATATTCAGGGAGGACTTTAGCGAGGAGCGCGAGAAGGAACTTGAGGAGAAGACCGGGATTCCGGCGGAGACAATCCACGAGATGAAGGAGGAGTTCGAGTACTGGTACCCGCTCGACTGGCGCTGCTCCGCCAAAGACCTAATACCAAACCACCTGACGTTCTTCATATTCAACCACGTGGCGATATTTAGGAGGAAGCACTGGCCGAGGGGCATCGCTGTCAACGGCTTCGGAACGCTGGAAGGGCAGAAGATGAGCAAGAGCAAGGGCAACGTGCTGAACTTCATCGACGCTATCGAGGAGAACGGGGCGGACGTTGTCAGGCTCTACATAATGAGCCTTGCCGAGCACGACAGCGACTTCGACTGGCGCAGGAAAGAAGTAGGCAAGCTCCGCAGACAGGTTGAGAGGTTTTACGAGCTGATAAGCGAGTTCTCAGGCTATGAAGCCAAGGAAGGCGTCAAGCTCAAGGACATCGACCGCTGGATGCTCCACCGCCTGAACAAAGCCATTGAAGGAACCACTAAAGCCCTTGAGGAGTTCAGGACGAGGACAGCAGTGCAGTGGGCCTTCTACACCGTCCTGAACGACCTGCGCTGGTACATGAGGAGAACTGAGGGCAGGGACGACGAGGCGAAGCGCTACGTGCTGAGAAAGCTGGCAGAAATCTGGGTAAGGCTCATGGCGCCGTTCACACCTCACATAGCTGAGGAGCTCTGGGAGAAGCTCGGCGGGGAGGGGTTCGTCAGCCTTGCGGAGTGGCCGGAGCCGGTCGAGGAGTGGTGGAACGAGACGGTTGAGGCTGAAGAGCAGTTCGTCCAGTCCGTCATCGAGGACATCAAGGAGATTATCCGCGTGGCCAAGCTCGAAGACGCCAAGAGGGCCTACATCTACACTTCGCCAGAGTGGAAGTGGAAGGTAGTTGAAGTTGTGGCCGAGAAGAGGGACTTCAAGTCAGCTATGGCCGAGCTGATGAAAGACCCAGAGATGAGGAAGCACGGCAAGGAGGTAAGCAAGCTCATCCAGAGGTTGATAAAGGACAGAGCCTTCGAGGTAAAGAGGATAAACGAGGAGAAAGCGCTGAGAGAAGCCAAGGACTTCATGGAGAAGGAGCTCGGCCTTGAGATAATCATCAACCCAGAAGAAGATAAGGGAGGAAAGAAAAAGCAGGCGATGCCGCTGAAGCCGGCGGTGTTTGTGGAGTGAGGTTTTCCACATTTTCTTTCTCTAAGTTCTATTTTTTTGCTTCTTGAAGCAATTCCCCGCATTCCCTGTTCATTTCGCCCAGCCCCTTCACGATGTTCTCGTAGGTTGGTGGGTATACATAGGTAAAGTTTATTATTGCGTCAATACCCTTGCTGGCGAGAAATACATCATTGTTAGTCATGTTTCCCCTTTGGATTGAAGAGTACACAACATCAAGAAGCTCCACGCACTCACCTTCAGAAGGAGTGTTCTCCTCGTATCCCAGCCAAGCCCCTAAGTGATCCGCGTTCATCTCCAGCTTTGAAAGGGAGTATTTCGTGTTGTTTAACTCAATAAGCAGGGCAAGTTTTGATTCATTATCTAAATGGTTTCCCATGAGCCTTTTCACGAGTTTTGCGTGATGCCTAACCTCGAAGATTTCATGGGTAAGCTGAGAGACAATGAGGTTCTCCTTTATGCTCTCCTGCCCTATTTTCAGCTTTTCGTTTTCATGAGAGGTCACCCAGAGGTTGACAACTAGGAGAAAAACAAGAAAGAGATAAAGAGCGTCTCTTGCTATAAGCTTCATAGTATCACCTGTGAGTGACCTGTAGTGACATCTTCTTTGTTAATGTGGTTACTTTTGTGGCATATATGTAATTCCAATAAACCGGGACCTTGTAGACTACGTATATTGGCATTGTTCCCCCTTTCCCATCATGGTATTCAATGATAATGCCCTCCACGTCTATGTGGTTTCCTTTACGTAACAACGCACCATGACTAAATACAAACTTAAACGAATTGGATTCTGTTCCCGGGTATATGGGAAATTGCAAAGGTAATGAAGCCTGAGAATCTGGAACGAGGTCAGAAATTGGGTCAGGAACTCCAAAATACCAAGATAACAGACTAAGCGCCCATTTTAGCAAATTCGGAGAACTTGGCTGGGAAGGCACATCGATAGGCCCTCCAATCCGATATATCCTGTCGTGGATTGCATTTGTCCATGGTGCAGTAAGGCCTATTTCTATTGGATCGTTATAATTCCCGAGTTCTAAGGGGGTGCCCATGCTAATAAGGGCAAAGGATGTTCCCCGATCTATGTATTTTCCTTCATCTAAAATTTTAACTGCGACTTTGTAGTCCCCATAGTCTTTTATATACGTTGGGCCCTCAAAAGCATAACCTATGTGAATATACCATTGTTCCTCATACGGATTGATCCCCTGGTAACTTACTATAACATATTCATCGTCTCTAACAACATCACTTCTAGTACCTCCTAACACATTCATCCTGGTACTACTGCCTAGTTTTAGAATTTTAATTTTAGGAGATACAGCCAATGGCAACCAGTAGTTCTTATCAATGTCTACAGCAGGAATGTTCATAGACTTAAAGAGTCTAGGTGCATATTCATTGATTGTGCTTAATGCGTATACTCCACCTTTGGTATCTTTAATGAATATCTCTACCTTACCGTCATCATAAACATTGCCTTGGAGGATAGTGACCTTGTCTTTTTTTGAGTTATTGACCAAGAGTACATAACCATCAAAATATCTAGATCTAAATACTGAGAATCTCTTTTTGATAAAAAGCCTAGACTTCCCATTAAGGATTATGACACTAATTGTATTCGTATTTAACCGGATTAATCCTGTGACATTTTTGTTTATTTCAATGCCTGTAGAGTACAGTTTTGTGCCAGGAGATGGATCATATAGTCCCCTGGCGGTAGTAGTTACACATTGATTTTTTAGAGGTAATTCCATAGCTGCCGTGCTTCCAGCTGTTACTCCGATCATCAGCAGTCCCAACAAGACTGCCATTAGAGGCTTCCATTCCACATGATTCACCTCCACTAGGTTTTGCACTCAATTTTTGACCAGACGTCTTTATAAGCTTTACTATGAAATTTAGTAGTTATTGATATTGCCAAAGTAATTTTATCAACACTATCTTGCCTCGGGTTTTTTGAGAGAAATAGGGACAGGGCAAAGAAGTTGTATGGTCATGCAATCGGCGGGATAAGCCACCGGAAGAAAATCCTGCAAATCCAGAAATTCACCTCGCATAAAATTCTCCCCCACCTTATAAAACCTTTTCTCCGAAAACTCCTTAAAGAAAAAGTCCTTTGGCATTTTCCGGTGTTTTTCATGCTGGTTAGCGAGGAAACTTTTAAGAAGGACGTCCTCTCCAAAATTCCGCCCCGGAACGAGTCTCCACTATCTCCCAATTGGCTCCACATCGAGATGCTCGAACGCTTTCGTGTTCTTCAGTTTGCATCAATAAGAGAGGGCATGAACGTCCTCGAAATCGGATGTGGCGCACATGCCCTAACGGCGGTCCCACTAGCATATCTCGTCGGCGAAACCGGCCGCGTTGTGGCAGTCGATAAATCAAGGTGGTACTTCTTTGAAGAGATTACCTCGGTCACTGGCCTCAAGCACAGGATAATCCCACTAAAGCTCGACGCAAGGGAACTGCCCTTTCCGTTTAGGGCCTTCGATTTGGCCGTCCTCGTGCACGGAATACGGAGCCTGAACAACGAGGAAACGATGGTAAAAGTAATCTCAGAGATGCTCCGCGTTGCGGATAGGGTCTTCATAGCCGAGAGCCTGCCGGTAGCGAACAACGAGAGACAGAAGGCACACCTCGAATTCTACAACCTGCGCGAGGAAATCTTTGAGGCCCTCTTCGGCGAGAAGGACGACCTGCACTACCCAACGTTGGAGGAACTCAGAGAACTCGTCGAAAAAGCCGGAGGAAGAATAATCGAAAGCGGGACCTTCGAACCGGGCCTTCCGCATCACTTAGCCTATATCCCGCGGGAGTACGTGGAGAGAATAAAAGATGAGAAAAAGCGCACCGAGCTTTTAAAAAGATGGGATATCGCCTACGAGAAGTGGAAAGAAGGAGCGGAACACCCGCCGGTGGGGTGGATTCTGGCAGAAAGTCACTTCTCGACTACAACTTCTACACGGCCGAGGAGGAGGACTAACAGGAGAACCAGCACTATGAGGCCCTTTAGAAGTGACGAAACCCATGGCGGGTAAGGTCCGGGTATTTCTTCATCGGAGCGAAGAACTGTCCCATCATCAGAGACCTTTGCATTCCGGGGCATTTTTAAGAGCACGAGCGCAGTGAGGAAGTCGCCCGCCATGCCGACGGTGTTGAAGATGTAAACGAGCGCCCAGAAGTCGGAGCGGAAGACCCAAGCAAGGGATATTGAAATGGCCGAGAGTGCCAGCGGAGAAAGGCAAACGAGGACATACTTCTCCGCGGGCAATGGAGTCTCGATGGCCACGTAGGGTGTTAAAGCAAACTTGTTAATCGTCGTAACGCCGAATCTCACTCTGGCCCGGAGAAGCTTTGCCGTCAAGGCATGGAGGCCCTCGTGGAGTGGAACTACTAAAACCCACGGCAGGAGGAGGAAGTAAAGGGCATCGCCCGGGGAGCTCACGGAAACTTCCACCCAGGGGACGGCCAGGGACGACAGAAACAAGAGGAGCAGGGATAGGATAACGATATCTGAGGAATAATCGGAGAGCCTGAGCTCTCCCATCAAAACTCCCTCTCGACCAGAAACTCCGCCAAAAGCTCCAAGTCTCTCCTGGCTTCGCTCTCGGGGAGAACTTTTAACGCTTCGTTGGCTTCCCTGACGAGGTCTTTCGCATAGCGAGCGGCGTAGTCAATGCTCCCGTACTTCTTGAGGAGCTCGATGGCTTTGGTGACCTCTTCCTTAACCCTCTCGTCGTGTATGAGGGCATCACCCTTAGCATCGCCGGCGTACTTGCCGAAGACCTTCAGGAACTCGGCCTTGTCCTCCTCGCTGGCTTTGCTAAAGAAGTGGCTCACTATGAGGGTCTTCTTGCCCTTCCTTATGTCGCTTCCCACAGGTTTTCCGAGCTTCTCCTCGTCGGCTATTAGGTCAAGAACATCGTCCCATATCTGGAAGGCTATGCCCACGTTCATGCCCCACTTTGATAAAGCTTGAATGTACTCCTCGTTATCGGTTCCGACTATCGCGCCGATTTCCGCCGAGCCCTGAAAGAGTGCCCCTGTCTTTCCGCTTATCATCCTGAGGTACTCCTCAACGGTGACTTCATCGCGCGTCTCGAACTCTATGTCCAAAGCCTGGCCCTCGCAGAGCATGTTGGAAGTCCTGACGAGGACGTCGAGGATTCTAGCCTTCTTCTCGGGGGAAACATTGGCCCTGGCTATCGCCTCAAAGGCCTTGCTGAAGAGTAAATCACCAGCAAGGATTGCCATGTTGACGCCCCAGAGCTTGTGGACGGTCGGCCTTCCGCGCCTCAGCTCGTCCATGTCCATTATATCGTCATGAACCAGCGAGTAGTTGTGGATGAACTCGACGGAAGCAGCTGGATAGAGGGCCTTCTTCGGGTCACCGCCGACTGCCTCAGTAGCGCGGAGGACGACAAAGGGCCTTACGCGCTTTCCACCCGCGAGCGGGTAGTGCCTGGCCGCTTTGTATAGCTCCAGCGGTTCCTTCTCGGGAACGAGCTCCAGAATGATCCTGTCAACGTCCCTGGCTTTATCCTTAATCCTTGCGAACAGCTCATCGTATTTCCCCATGCAATCACCCCGTGAGTGTGAGATGAACTCAAACCAAGGAGAAAAAGGAGAACCCCTTTATCAGCTTTACCCTATCTTCACCACGTGGCCGTTCCTCGAAACGAAGACGTCCTTGCCTATGAGGTAGCCCTCTTCTTCAGCGAGCTCCGCGTAGTGGGTCAGCATCCTGAAGTCGCCGTGGGCTGGGACGATGTTCTCGGGGTTGAGCATTCTCACCAGGTAGCGGTGGTCTTCCCTGCTCGCGTGACCGCTGACGTGCATGTCCTTTATCATCCTGACGCCCTTCATCCTGAGCTTTGTTTCAAGCTTGTAGCGCTGGGCGAGGTTTATGGGGTTGGGTATCGTTCCCGCGGAGAATACAACGGTGTCCCTCTCGCCGATGTCGTAGAGCTCGCCGTCGGCCATTCTCGTTAGAACAGCCCCGGGTTCACCCTGATGGCCGGTGACGATGAGAAGGTAGTTCTCCCTCGCTTGGCTGACCTCCTTGAGAACCTTCCTGACGGCGTTAGGGCTTCTAACGGCCCTCGCCCCCTTCATCTTTATGAGGCCGAGCTGTTTCGCTATTCCAGTGTACTTCGCGAGGGATCTGCCAACAAAAACCGCCTGCCTGCCCATCTCGTTCGCTATCCATATCAGCTCCTGAAGCCGGGCGATGTGGCTCGCGAAGGTCGTCGCAATAAGCCCAACCTCTTCCCTCCCCTCGTAGAGGAAAAAGTCCTCAAGGAGCATCTGGGCGACGCGCTCGCTGGGGGTCTTGGTTGGTTCAGCAACGCGCGTTGATTCCGCTATGAGCACCTTAACGCCCTCCTTACCGAGCTCCTTTAACCTTTTGTAGTCAGGCCTCTCGCCGAGCGGGCTGTTGTTGTCGAACTTGAAGTCGCCGGTGTGGACAACTGCACCCTCTGGCGTGTGGACGACGACCATAGAAGCTTGGGGAATGGAGTGGGTCGAGCGGACGAACTCTATGGCCAAGTTCTCGCTCACCTGCACTATCTCGCCGTATTCGGTCTCGTACATCGGGTTCTTGACCTCAAAGTACTCCTCGCTCTTGACCTCGCTCTTGGCGAGCTTTACCGTGTAGGGTGTGCCGTAGATCGGTACGTCCGGGTAGTGGGGGCCGAGCTTTCCAATCGCCCCAATGTGGTCGAGGTGGCCGTGGGTGAGGGTTATCGCGACAACCTTTCTGTTCTTACCGCCCTTCCAGAGGATTCTGTCGTCGGGGATTGCCCCGAGGCGCTGGAGCTCCTTGTCGGAGAACTTC
The Thermococcus sp. DNA segment above includes these coding regions:
- a CDS encoding class I SAM-dependent methyltransferase, with product MLVSEETFKKDVLSKIPPRNESPLSPNWLHIEMLERFRVLQFASIREGMNVLEIGCGAHALTAVPLAYLVGETGRVVAVDKSRWYFFEEITSVTGLKHRIIPLKLDARELPFPFRAFDLAVLVHGIRSLNNEETMVKVISEMLRVADRVFIAESLPVANNERQKAHLEFYNLREEIFEALFGEKDDLHYPTLEELRELVEKAGGRIIESGTFEPGLPHHLAYIPREYVERIKDEKKRTELLKRWDIAYEKWKEGAEHPPVGWILAESHFSTTTSTRPRRRTNRRTSTMRPFRSDETHGG
- the leuS gene encoding leucine--tRNA ligase; this encodes MAELDFKAIEEKWQKRWMEARVFEPDRKAKPKERKFYITVAFPYLSGHLHVGHARTYTIPDVIARFKRMQGYNVLFPMAWHITGAPIVGIAERIKSRDPKTIHIYRDVYKVPEEILWKFEDPKEIVKYFMKSAKETFIRAGFSVDWTREFHTTSLFPPFSKFIEWQFWTLKDMGLVVKGAHRVRWDPVVGTPLGDHDIMEGEDIQILEYVIIKFILEEDGEVIYLPAATLRPETVYGVTNMWLNPSATYVKAKVRRGGKEETWIVSKEAAYKLSFQDREIEVIEEFKGERLIGRYVKNPVTGDEIIILPAEFVDPDNATGVVMSVPAHAPFDHIALEDLKKETEILLKYDIDPRVVEEISYISLIELEGYGEFPAVEEAERLGVKSQKDREKLEEATRNIYKAEYHKGVFKIEPYAGKPVQEVKDLIAKELMEKGIAEIMYEFADKPVISRFGNRAVIKIIHDQWFIDYGNPEWKEKAREALANMKILPESRRAQFEAVIDWLDKKACARKVGLGTPLPWDPEWVIESLSDSTIYMAYYTISRHINQLRKEGRLNPEKLTREFFDYIFREDFSEEREKELEEKTGIPAETIHEMKEEFEYWYPLDWRCSAKDLIPNHLTFFIFNHVAIFRRKHWPRGIAVNGFGTLEGQKMSKSKGNVLNFIDAIEENGADVVRLYIMSLAEHDSDFDWRRKEVGKLRRQVERFYELISEFSGYEAKEGVKLKDIDRWMLHRLNKAIEGTTKALEEFRTRTAVQWAFYTVLNDLRWYMRRTEGRDDEAKRYVLRKLAEIWVRLMAPFTPHIAEELWEKLGGEGFVSLAEWPEPVEEWWNETVEAEEQFVQSVIEDIKEIIRVAKLEDAKRAYIYTSPEWKWKVVEVVAEKRDFKSAMAELMKDPEMRKHGKEVSKLIQRLIKDRAFEVKRINEEKALREAKDFMEKELGLEIIINPEEDKGGKKKQAMPLKPAVFVE
- a CDS encoding RNase J family beta-CASP ribonuclease, whose translation is MIKIYTISGYEEVGKNMTAVGYSDGGREEVVIIDMGIMLDRVLIHEDTNIQKFSDKELQRLGAIPDDRILWKGGKNRKVVAITLTHGHLDHIGAIGKLGPHYPDVPIYGTPYTVKLAKSEVKSEEYFEVKNPMYETEYGEIVQVSENLAIEFVRSTHSIPQASMVVVHTPEGAVVHTGDFKFDNNSPLGERPDYKRLKELGKEGVKVLIAESTRVAEPTKTPSERVAQMLLEDFFLYEGREEVGLIATTFASHIARLQELIWIANEMGRQAVFVGRSLAKYTGIAKQLGLIKMKGARAVRSPNAVRKVLKEVSQARENYLLIVTGHQGEPGAVLTRMADGELYDIGERDTVVFSAGTIPNPINLAQRYKLETKLRMKGVRMIKDMHVSGHASREDHRYLVRMLNPENIVPAHGDFRMLTHYAELAEEEGYLIGKDVFVSRNGHVVKIG
- a CDS encoding 50S ribosomal protein L15e; translation: MGMYKYIREAWKSPKKSYVGELLKKRMIQWRREPVVKRIERPTRLDRARSLGYQAKQGYVIARVRVRKGGRKRPRWKGGRKPSKMGMVKYSPKKSLQWIAEEKAARKFPNLEVLNSYWVGEDGMYKWFEVILVDPHHPVIKSDPKIAWIAGKAHKGRVFRGLTSAGKRSRGLLNKGKGAEKVRPSIRANKGKGK
- a CDS encoding RNA-binding protein, with protein sequence MTNLKAHHVRITTFIQATEDEDKVLEAIATFIPEEIDEEDVLLDVSETTGFFGNSIKVVNVEIKRSRAVRAFLKHFKELLSEEDKKYILEHLDEKVDEEGTLYVRFNKQKAYLGEAEVDEGPDVIQVKIKVKAFPMRKEAVVKAVREWLEE
- a CDS encoding Xaa-Pro peptidase family protein, with protein sequence MRLDRFIPLMKERGFEGALISPGSNFYYLTGLRIHEAGERLTLLALSADGSYSLLAPALYENVVKNFPVTFWRDGENPYEKLAWILADFGLSSGKILVEDTMRADWLIGIMKLGEFSFHPLSSVIREMRMRKDEKEIDLMKHASRVVDRVFEEVLSWDILGMRERELALKIELAIRELSDGISFEPIVASGKNGANPHHEPGNRRIRRGDMVILDFGARWRGYCSDITRTIAVGKPDERLVEIYGIVREAQERAYRAVKTGVKAKDVDAVARETIANAGYGKFFTHRTGHGLGLDVHEEPYIGPDGEVILENGMTFTIEPGIYVPGLGGVRIEDDVAVIDGRGRRLTRAERELVIL
- a CDS encoding polyprenyl synthetase family protein — its product is MGKYDELFARIKDKARDVDRIILELVPEKEPLELYKAARHYPLAGGKRVRPFVVLRATEAVGGDPKKALYPAASVEFIHNYSLVHDDIMDMDELRRGRPTVHKLWGVNMAILAGDLLFSKAFEAIARANVSPEKKARILDVLVRTSNMLCEGQALDIEFETRDEVTVEEYLRMISGKTGALFQGSAEIGAIVGTDNEEYIQALSKWGMNVGIAFQIWDDVLDLIADEEKLGKPVGSDIRKGKKTLIVSHFFSKASEEDKAEFLKVFGKYAGDAKGDALIHDERVKEEVTKAIELLKKYGSIDYAARYAKDLVREANEALKVLPESEARRDLELLAEFLVEREF
- a CDS encoding DUF3267 domain-containing protein, whose protein sequence is MGELRLSDYSSDIVILSLLLLFLSSLAVPWVEVSVSSPGDALYFLLLPWVLVVPLHEGLHALTAKLLRARVRFGVTTINKFALTPYVAIETPLPAEKYVLVCLSPLALSAISISLAWVFRSDFWALVYIFNTVGMAGDFLTALVLLKMPRNAKVSDDGTVLRSDEEIPGPYPPWVSSLLKGLIVLVLLLVLLLGRVEVVVEK